A genomic stretch from Bacterioplanes sanyensis includes:
- a CDS encoding peptidylprolyl isomerase, whose translation MRRACARHILVKTKSQAMDLKQQLAKGADFAQLAKRHSQCPSKANGGSLGEFNRGEMAKAFDDAVFKGPLLQIQGPVRTRFGYHLIETIYRS comes from the coding sequence ATGCGCCGCGCCTGTGCCCGCCATATTCTCGTCAAAACCAAATCGCAAGCCATGGATCTGAAACAACAACTGGCCAAAGGTGCCGATTTCGCCCAGTTGGCAAAGCGTCATTCGCAGTGCCCATCGAAGGCCAATGGCGGCAGTCTGGGAGAGTTCAATCGCGGCGAAATGGCCAAAGCCTTCGACGATGCGGTGTTTAAAGGCCCTCTGTTACAAATCCAAGGGCCAGTGCGCACCCGCTTTGGCTATCATCTGATCGAGACCATTTATCGAAGCTAA
- a CDS encoding S1 RNA-binding domain-containing protein → MAELGRTNTLTVVELASQGAYLDDDDQQPILLPNNQCPEGIQVGDELSVFVYLDSDDRWIATRQRPRAQVGQVANLEVKDVNAMGAFLDWGLAKDLLVPFSEQKQKLQVGQQCQVYVSIDNTGRLIGSTRLNRFIKDEAKAQWPGADDPYNNGDRVKLLISQRTDLGYKAVVDDQFWGVLHNNDVRTAVRPGQRLTGFIKRVRDDGRLDLSLEPVGKDKVNLLADRILDKLKQQDGRLWLSDQSSPEEIEQQLGVSKRAFKATIGRLLKLGKIRIEDQSIALNDAEPVAGRQPQGPKPPSKQARAAAEQLKQQSAAQTPSKKIYRNPRKSAKTLSLSSKKSS, encoded by the coding sequence ATGGCCGAACTCGGACGCACCAACACCCTCACCGTGGTCGAGCTGGCCTCACAGGGGGCTTACCTGGATGACGACGATCAACAACCTATCTTACTGCCGAATAATCAATGCCCAGAGGGCATTCAAGTGGGCGACGAGTTGTCGGTGTTCGTGTATCTGGACTCCGATGACCGTTGGATCGCTACCCGCCAGCGCCCGCGCGCGCAGGTGGGGCAAGTTGCCAACCTCGAGGTGAAAGATGTCAACGCCATGGGTGCGTTTCTCGACTGGGGGCTGGCCAAAGACTTGCTGGTGCCGTTCTCCGAGCAAAAGCAAAAGTTGCAGGTTGGCCAGCAGTGCCAGGTCTACGTCAGCATCGACAACACCGGTCGCCTGATCGGCAGTACTCGCCTGAATCGTTTTATCAAAGACGAAGCCAAAGCCCAGTGGCCAGGCGCTGATGATCCCTACAACAACGGCGATCGCGTTAAGCTGTTGATCAGTCAGCGCACCGACCTTGGTTATAAAGCCGTGGTCGACGACCAGTTCTGGGGCGTGTTGCACAACAACGATGTACGTACCGCAGTGCGACCTGGCCAGCGTCTGACCGGCTTCATCAAGCGTGTACGCGATGATGGCCGCCTGGACTTAAGCCTAGAGCCCGTCGGCAAAGACAAAGTTAATCTGCTGGCAGACCGCATTCTCGACAAGCTCAAACAGCAAGATGGCAGACTGTGGCTGAGTGATCAAAGCAGCCCGGAAGAAATCGAGCAGCAGCTCGGCGTATCAAAGCGGGCGTTTAAAGCCACCATCGGCCGCCTGTTAAAGCTGGGTAAAATACGCATCGAAGATCAGTCCATTGCCCTAAACGACGCTGAGCCTGTGGCGGGCCGCCAGCCACAAGGGCCAAAACCACCGAGTAAACAAGCACGCGCCGCCGCTGAGCAATTAAAGCAGCAAAGCGCCGCCCAAACGCCGAGCAAGAAGATTTATCGTAATCCTCGCAAAAGCGCCAAAACACTCTCTCTTTCATCTAAAAAGTCTAGTTAA
- a CDS encoding ABC-F family ATPase — protein sequence MITTANITMQFGAKPLFENISVKFGDGNRYGLIGANGCGKSTFMKILDGSLEPSAGSVSISPGERLGKLNQDQFAFEEFMVLDTVMMGNRELWAIRQERDAIYANPEASEEDYMRAAELEGEFAELDGYTAEARAGELLLGAGIPQEYHNGPMAEVAPGLKVRVLLAQALFSSPDILLLDEPTNNLDIHTIRWLEGVLNDMKCTMIIISHDRHFLNSVCSHMADIDYGDIKIYPGTYDDFMIASTAARERLQADNARKKAQIAELKQFVSRFSANASKAKQATSRAKQIDKIELNDIKPSSRQSPFIRFTQEKKLHRLALEITELSHGYDGETLFANTDLMVEAGEKIAVIGANGAGKTTFLKCLAGVLEPNQGTVKWAENADVGYYAQDHEYEFEGGQNLYDWMEQWKTQEHDDQAVRGSLGRLLFNQDQIKKSVKVCSGGEKGRLLFGKLMMGNHNVLLMDEPTNHMDMESIESLNLALELYEGTLVFVSHDREFVSSLATRIIEIKDNKIVDFHGSYDEYLKSQGLE from the coding sequence GTGATAACGACCGCCAACATCACCATGCAGTTCGGTGCCAAGCCGCTGTTTGAAAACATTTCCGTCAAATTCGGCGACGGCAACCGCTATGGCCTGATTGGTGCCAACGGCTGTGGCAAATCCACCTTTATGAAAATCCTGGATGGCTCGCTTGAGCCATCGGCTGGTTCCGTCAGCATCAGTCCGGGCGAGCGTCTGGGTAAACTGAACCAGGATCAGTTCGCTTTTGAAGAGTTTATGGTGCTCGATACCGTGATGATGGGTAATCGCGAACTGTGGGCCATTCGCCAAGAGCGCGACGCCATCTACGCCAACCCAGAAGCGAGCGAAGAAGACTACATGCGCGCCGCTGAGCTGGAAGGCGAATTTGCCGAACTGGACGGCTACACTGCCGAAGCCCGCGCCGGGGAGCTGCTACTGGGTGCTGGCATTCCACAGGAATACCACAATGGCCCTATGGCTGAAGTGGCGCCAGGCCTGAAAGTGCGGGTGTTATTGGCCCAAGCTCTATTTTCCAGCCCTGACATCTTGCTGCTCGATGAGCCGACCAACAACTTGGATATCCATACCATTCGCTGGCTGGAAGGTGTGCTCAACGACATGAAGTGCACCATGATCATCATTTCCCACGACCGTCACTTCCTCAACTCGGTGTGCAGCCACATGGCCGACATCGATTACGGTGATATCAAGATTTACCCAGGCACTTACGACGACTTTATGATCGCGTCCACGGCGGCACGCGAGCGCTTGCAAGCCGACAACGCTCGTAAGAAAGCTCAGATTGCTGAACTGAAGCAGTTCGTCAGCCGCTTCTCTGCCAACGCATCAAAAGCCAAACAGGCCACCTCACGCGCCAAGCAAATCGACAAAATTGAGCTCAACGACATCAAACCGTCGAGCCGTCAAAGCCCGTTTATTCGCTTTACCCAAGAGAAAAAACTGCACCGCCTGGCACTCGAGATCACCGAGCTGTCGCATGGTTACGATGGCGAAACCCTGTTTGCCAATACAGATTTAATGGTCGAGGCCGGTGAGAAAATTGCCGTGATTGGTGCCAACGGTGCCGGTAAAACCACCTTCCTGAAATGCTTGGCTGGTGTGCTGGAGCCCAACCAAGGCACAGTCAAATGGGCTGAGAACGCCGATGTGGGTTATTACGCTCAGGATCACGAATACGAGTTTGAAGGCGGCCAGAACCTCTACGACTGGATGGAGCAATGGAAAACCCAGGAACATGACGATCAGGCTGTACGCGGCAGCCTGGGACGTTTGCTGTTTAATCAGGACCAAATCAAAAAATCGGTCAAAGTTTGCTCCGGTGGTGAAAAAGGCCGCTTACTGTTTGGCAAGCTGATGATGGGCAATCACAACGTCTTGTTAATGGATGAGCCGACCAACCACATGGACATGGAGTCTATTGAATCGCTCAACCTGGCGCTGGAGCTGTACGAAGGCACCTTGGTGTTTGTCTCCCATGACCGCGAGTTTGTATCCTCGCTGGCCACCCGCATTATTGAGATCAAAGACAACAAGATCGTCGACTTCCACGGCAGCTATGACGAGTACCTTAAGTCGCAAGGGCTGGAATAA
- a CDS encoding ParD-like family protein, producing MGIVKINDELHDDLRDASQAMSRSINAQAEHWLRLGMLAELNPELTYPQLTRLLLQHPQASLQDLLKHAS from the coding sequence ATGGGTATCGTAAAAATCAACGACGAGCTGCACGACGATCTGCGCGATGCCAGCCAGGCCATGTCGCGCTCTATTAATGCCCAAGCAGAGCATTGGCTGCGCCTTGGCATGCTGGCCGAGCTCAATCCTGAGCTCACCTACCCACAACTCACCCGCTTGTTGCTACAGCATCCACAGGCCTCACTGCAGGATCTACTAAAACATGCCAGTTGA
- the map gene encoding type I methionyl aminopeptidase yields the protein MPVELKSPLQLQRMRRSGQLLTQVFDMLDEHMQAGISTMQVNHLVERFIIDELKARPASKGQYDYPYVLNSSRNEVVCHGMPSSDEYLQDGDIINIDITLEKDGYIADSSKMYCIGQVSDAAQRLVDTTYDALWAGIDAVKPGARLGDVGHAIQKLAERAGYSVVREFCGHGIGQQMHQAPEVLHYGRPNTGLVLQPGMTFTIEPMINQGKRRLKHLDDGWTVITRDKQLSAQWEHTLAVTEDGVEVLTLRKDETRHPGSITTV from the coding sequence ATGCCAGTTGAATTAAAGTCGCCGCTGCAGCTGCAGCGCATGCGCCGCTCAGGCCAGCTGCTGACTCAGGTGTTCGATATGCTCGACGAGCACATGCAGGCGGGTATCAGCACCATGCAAGTGAATCACTTGGTAGAGCGCTTTATCATCGATGAGCTCAAAGCACGCCCGGCCAGCAAAGGCCAGTACGACTACCCTTATGTGTTAAATTCTTCGCGCAACGAAGTGGTGTGCCATGGCATGCCCAGCAGCGATGAATATCTGCAAGACGGCGACATCATTAATATCGATATCACGCTGGAAAAAGACGGCTACATAGCCGACTCCAGCAAGATGTATTGCATTGGCCAAGTATCAGACGCTGCGCAACGCTTGGTAGACACCACCTACGACGCTCTGTGGGCCGGGATCGATGCCGTCAAACCGGGTGCTCGTTTGGGTGATGTTGGCCACGCTATCCAGAAACTTGCCGAACGCGCGGGCTACAGTGTTGTGCGCGAGTTCTGCGGTCATGGCATTGGCCAGCAGATGCACCAAGCCCCCGAGGTATTGCACTACGGTCGCCCCAACACCGGTTTAGTGCTGCAACCCGGCATGACCTTCACCATCGAGCCCATGATCAACCAAGGCAAACGCCGACTAAAACATTTGGACGATGGCTGGACTGTGATCACGCGTGACAAGCAACTGTCCGCGCAGTGGGAGCACACCTTGGCAGTGACCGAAGACGGGGTCGAAGTGCTAACCCTACGCAAAGACGAAACGCGCCACCCAGGCTCCATAACAACAGTTTAA
- a CDS encoding cyclic nucleotide-binding domain-containing protein → MHRVTREEYPIDSLQRLVNGVTFFKDLIQTDSSQFELLMSVSQFVTADPDETIIHRGDDADTLYFLLRGQLIVLSDDDSTEVINEINPGEMFGVMAMLLNHRRSASIRVKGRNALLAGIDYRHVNDVDDFGTFTLATKISFFRMLSNNLRWTLERNKMEVPDHPLVSRLRKLPLYTGPKNTVEELHALKNLSHQLAELLSDWNASTNAASGDWMSF, encoded by the coding sequence ATGCACCGTGTCACTCGAGAGGAGTATCCGATTGATTCTCTGCAGCGCCTGGTCAATGGCGTCACGTTTTTCAAAGACCTGATTCAAACCGACAGTTCACAGTTTGAGCTGTTGATGAGTGTGTCGCAGTTCGTCACGGCCGACCCGGATGAAACCATCATTCATCGCGGCGATGATGCCGATACCCTCTACTTTTTGCTGCGTGGCCAGCTGATTGTGCTCAGCGACGATGACAGCACCGAGGTCATCAATGAAATCAATCCAGGTGAAATGTTCGGCGTTATGGCCATGTTGCTGAATCATCGCCGCTCCGCTTCGATTCGCGTCAAAGGCCGCAACGCACTGCTGGCCGGCATTGATTACCGTCACGTGAACGACGTCGACGACTTTGGCACCTTTACCTTGGCGACCAAAATCAGCTTCTTCCGCATGCTGTCGAACAATCTGCGTTGGACATTAGAGCGCAACAAGATGGAAGTGCCGGACCATCCGCTGGTCAGCCGCTTGCGCAAGCTGCCTCTCTACACTGGGCCGAAAAACACCGTTGAAGAGCTGCATGCGCTGAAAAACTTATCGCATCAATTGGCCGAGCTGCTGAGCGACTGGAATGCCAGCACCAATGCCGCCAGCGGCGACTGGATGAGTTTCTGA
- the nhaD gene encoding sodium:proton antiporter NhaD, with product MPDFLPYVLISLALVGLLAVVLEEVIHINKAQVVLFLGALSWVLLFMFTPDADHHQRVRAGLDENIAEIASLWLFLLAAMTFVAYLNKKGLIESIIYKLLPQQISERKLLLLTALFAFAFSSLADNITATLVSIALILSLRLPAKKTLRFSTVVVFSVNSGGVAMITGDVTTLMIFLAGKVSITNLLLLSAPALLAVLVLAALLARPLTAVATIDRQPSEVQRVDVVIAVVFLMTILSTILCNVVFDIPPVLSFLTGLSVMFLVARAFGEDTETHPILNYIRQIEFDTLLFFLGILLLVGSLKEIHALDTFVRLYEFLPAWAANYLMGLLSAMIDNVPLTAALLKADVTMSLQEWMSLTYAVGVGGSLLIIGSAAGIVAMSKIPALTFGAYLRYFAALLVAYSVGYAAVLLLGQFVTR from the coding sequence ATGCCTGACTTTCTCCCCTATGTGCTGATTTCTTTAGCACTTGTAGGACTGCTTGCCGTTGTTTTAGAAGAAGTAATTCATATCAACAAGGCGCAAGTGGTGCTCTTCCTCGGTGCCCTGTCGTGGGTTTTGCTATTCATGTTCACGCCGGACGCTGACCACCACCAGCGTGTGCGCGCCGGATTGGATGAAAACATCGCTGAAATTGCCAGTTTATGGCTGTTTTTACTCGCTGCGATGACCTTTGTTGCTTACCTCAACAAAAAAGGCCTCATCGAAAGCATTATCTATAAGCTGCTGCCGCAGCAAATATCCGAGCGTAAACTGCTGCTGCTGACGGCGCTGTTCGCATTTGCCTTTTCATCGCTGGCCGACAACATCACCGCCACCCTGGTTTCCATCGCGCTTATTTTGTCGCTGAGATTGCCTGCCAAAAAGACACTGCGTTTCTCGACCGTGGTGGTGTTTTCGGTCAACTCGGGCGGCGTTGCTATGATCACCGGCGATGTCACCACGCTGATGATCTTCTTGGCTGGCAAAGTCAGCATCACCAATTTGTTGCTGCTGTCGGCACCGGCTTTGCTGGCAGTACTGGTATTGGCCGCCTTACTGGCTCGCCCATTGACTGCGGTGGCCACCATTGACCGTCAGCCCAGCGAAGTACAGCGGGTCGATGTGGTCATTGCCGTGGTCTTTTTGATGACCATTCTCAGCACGATTCTGTGCAACGTGGTGTTCGATATACCACCGGTACTGAGCTTCCTGACGGGCCTGTCGGTTATGTTCTTGGTAGCGCGCGCATTCGGAGAAGACACCGAGACTCACCCTATTCTCAACTACATTCGTCAGATTGAGTTCGATACCTTGTTGTTCTTCCTCGGTATCTTATTACTGGTCGGCTCGCTGAAAGAGATTCATGCGCTGGATACCTTCGTGCGCCTGTACGAGTTCTTGCCGGCCTGGGCGGCCAATTATCTGATGGGATTGCTATCAGCCATGATTGATAACGTCCCGCTGACAGCGGCGCTGCTGAAGGCTGATGTGACCATGAGCTTGCAAGAGTGGATGAGCCTGACGTACGCCGTGGGTGTTGGTGGCTCTTTGCTGATCATTGGTTCAGCGGCCGGGATTGTTGCGATGAGCAAAATCCCCGCCCTGACCTTTGGTGCTTACCTGCGCTACTTTGCAGCTTTGCTAGTCGCTTACAGCGTTGGCTACGCCGCCGTGCTGCTGCTCGGCCAGTTCGTGACCCGCTGA